The Vitis vinifera cultivar Pinot Noir 40024 chromosome 7, ASM3070453v1 genomic interval TCCTTTTCTATCCTCTTTTTCGGGTATAGCCGTTTCGATTTCTTCTCTGATCTTGGATTCTACTAATGGGTTCTTGGAAACAAGCCAGAAAAACCAGGTGAGGGCTGAACTAGTAGTGTCCCGTCCTGCGATCATGAAATTTAGAATGGTGTCTCTGAGAAACTTACCGTCACATTTCAACCCTATGGCGTTATCTTCAGTCATATACGAGGTTAACAGATCGGCACCATCTTCATCTTCTCGCAATTTGGTGATTCCTTTGCTTAGTTCTTCTCGTTTCATTGATATGTATTCAGCTATAGTATGATCCAGGGTTTTCCAGCCTTTCCGgagtttcttctcttttccgATCCCTAGCCACCTTAGTAGTCTCCAAAGGGTTTCAGGCAAAGCATGGCGATAAAATACAGCTTCCTCAACGTCTTCCAGGGCCGTCGCGAACGGAACTTCAGGGAATTCAATGGAGAGGCATTTGGTGTCGAAGCCGGTCACCAACATGCAGGTGGTATCAAACGTGAGCCTTTGGAACACGTCCTGCAAATCCACCACTCTGCCTTGCTCCGACAGATGATCAAGAAGCGGAACAAGCCCTTTCTCCACTTTATTGTAGGTGACTTTCGCCAGAAACCGGTGGAACCGCGGATTATTGATCATCGATTGACCAAGTTTTCTCTGGTTCCGCCACGACTCCCCATCCGCATTGAAAATCCCATCACCCAAAACTTCAAACATTTTCCTGAACTCAGTCCCTTTTGGAAAATTAGAGAAATTACTGCTCATAATGTAGTGCACATTGGCCGGATCAGTGGTGCCTAGCATGTCCATGTTACAGAACCAAGGCCCTTTGAATAGAAAAGTACACCCAGTTTTCTCGAGAATCTCAGCAGCCTCATCATGGATGCGGTGGACGTGGAAGAGGAGGCCTGCAAACATTCCCACAATGGGCCAGTTCCATGGCACTCCTTTTTTGCTGCAGAATCCACcaataaagagaaagaaaatgactGCCACGAGGATTTCAGGGTAGCTCACTAAAGCCATTggagctgcagtcttctttctgCTAGGGTATTGCTTCAGTTGAAGCCAgctttatactatttttttagtGAAGGGATGATCCATGCTCACgaga includes:
- the LOC100266173 gene encoding alkane hydroxylase MAH1 yields the protein MALVSYPEILVAVIFFLFIGGFCSKKGVPWNWPIVGMFAGLLFHVHRIHDEAAEILEKTGCTFLFKGPWFCNMDMLGTTDPANVHYIMSSNFSNFPKGTEFRKMFEVLGDGIFNADGESWRNQRKLGQSMINNPRFHRFLAKVTYNKVEKGLVPLLDHLSEQGRVVDLQDVFQRLTFDTTCMLVTGFDTKCLSIEFPEVPFATALEDVEEAVFYRHALPETLWRLLRWLGIGKEKKLRKGWKTLDHTIAEYISMKREELSKGITKLREDEDGADLLTSYMTEDNAIGLKCDGKFLRDTILNFMIAGRDTTSSALTWFFWLVSKNPLVESKIREEIETAIPEKEDRKGRHIFKTEGLNKLVYLHAAMCEALRLYPPVPFQHKAPIQPDVLPSGHKVDPKMKIFFPVYAMGRMTAIWGKDCLEFKPERWISELGKIKHEPSYKFFSFNAGPRTCIGKEVAFTQMKAVAATIIHNYHVEMVKGHHVAPNVSIILYMKRGFKVRVSKRWGG